The genomic window CCCACCGCCTCGGTGACCTCCCGCACCCCGGCCATGACCTCCGCCGCCGGGTCGCCCGCGTCGCCCGACGGGAGCGCCAGCGACACCAGCACGCCGATGGGCCGGGCCGCCACGGCCGCCAGGTCGCTCAGCGCCGCCGCCGCGGCCCGGTAGCCGATCTCGCGGAACGACAGCCACTCGCGCCGGAAGTGCACCCCTTCCACGCTCATGTCGCACGAGAGCGCGATCCCGTTCCCCGCTACCACCGCGCAGTCGTCGCCCACCCCCACGCGCACGTCGGGGCGCGGCTCCCCGGGGTTCACGACGAGGCGCCGGATGAGGTCGAACTCCGCCCCGCGGGCGAGGGGAAGGCCGTCGGTGGAGGACACGGTCGGGTGTGAGGGTGCGAGGTGGGGGAGGTCAGGCGGAAGCGCCCGGGAGAGGATCGCCGAGGGCGCCTGCCTCGCCTGCCGTTCCCCCTCTCCCTGGCAGGCGGAGGAGGGGCCCGGGTGGGGAAAAGATACCGGTTCGGAGGCTCCCGGGCGAGGGGGGAGCGCACCGGACGGGCCACGCCGTCCACGCGTGGCCGCCCTGAAGCAGCGCGGAGGGAACCGCTCCGGACGAACCGGAGCGGCGCCCTGCGGAACGGCTCAGTACGCCGGCGGGTCCGACGCCGGGAACGACTCGATCGAGCCCTCCTCCACCGCGTCGTCCGCGACGCGGTCGCCGACCGGCACCTGGTTGGACGCGGCCTGGCCGCCGGAGATCGCCTCCGGCTCCTGCTTCCCCGAGATCAGCTGCCGCAGCACGAACTGAAGGATCCCGCCGTTGAGGTAGTACAGCACCTCCTGCGGCGTGTCGATGCGGATCAGCGCCCGGAACTCCTTCGCCTGGCCGTCCTCGCCGGTGGCGCGCACCGTCACCTCGCGGCCGCTGGCGAAGCGCGAGTCGATGGCGTCCTTGAGGCCCACCACGTCGAACGTCTCGCGGCCGGTGAGCCCGAGCGACTCCACGCTCTCCCCGGCGAGGAACTGCAGCGGGAGGATCCCCATTCCCACCAGGTTGGAGCGGTGGATGCGCTCGTAGCTCTCCGCGACCACGAACTTGATCCCCTGCAGGTACGGCCCCTTCGCCGCCCAGTCGCGCGACGAGCCCGAGCCGTACTCCTTCCCCGCCAGCACGCAGAGCGGCGTCCCGTCCTGAGCGTACCGCATGGCGGCGTCGTAGATCGTGGTGATCTCGTCCTCGGGGAAGTAGGTGGTCCAGCCGCCCTCCGTCCCCGGCGCAAGGCGGTTGCGGATCCGCACGTTGGCGAAGGTGCCGCGCACCATCACCTCGTGGTTGCCGCGCCGCGAGCCGTACGAGTTGAAGTTCCGGGGCTCCACCCCGTGCTCCACCAGGTAGCTCCCGGCCGGCGAGTCCTTCTTGATGCTCCCCGCGGGGGAGATGTGGTCCGTGGTCACCGAGTCGCCCAGGAGCGCCACGGCGCGGGCGCCGCGGATGTCCTCGGTGGTCCTCGGCGCCTCCTTCGCCATCCCCGCGAAGTAGGGCGGCTGGCGCACGTAGGTGGAGTCCTCCGCCCAGGCGAAGCGGTTCCCGGCGGGGATGTCCATCGACTTCCACCGCTCGTCGCCCTCGAACACGCTGGCGTAGCTCCGCTCGTACATGTCCGACTGGATCGCCGCGTGGATCGTCTCCTGCACCTCCTGCGACGTGGGCCAGATGTCCTTGAGGAAGACCGAGCGCCCGTCCTTCCCGGTGCCGATGGGCTCGTTGTACGGGTCCCAGTCGATCCGCCCGGCGATGGCGAAGGCCACCACCAGCGGGGGCGACATGAGGAAGTTGGCGCGCACGT from Longimicrobiaceae bacterium includes these protein-coding regions:
- a CDS encoding AIR synthase related protein translates to MSSTDGLPLARGAEFDLIRRLVVNPGEPRPDVRVGVGDDCAVVAGNGIALSCDMSVEGVHFRREWLSFREIGYRAAAAALSDLAAVAARPIGVLVSLALPSGDAGDPAAEVMAGVREVTEAVG